The region TCGAATGGTCCACCCTCTGCCTGGTGGTGATGACCTGTCCCCTCCCAGCACTCCCTCCACTCTGGGCTCCTAGGCCATGCAGTTCGCTCCCCTCTGCCTAGAAGGGACCCTGCTGGACTCCAGCCTCTGACCCCTGGTCAGACGCTAGTTCCTCAGGGAGGCCCTGAAAGCAAACCGTCTTGAAATTTCCTGTGCTGTACCTGCAACTATGTATTCATGTGTTCAGTTCATCTTAcgtggccttttttttttcttacctggCTTCTAACAAAGGATACATGACCTCTGTCCTACCCTTCCCTGCTTCCCAGAAGAAATTCATGGCTGTTAACTTCTGGcattttcttccatatttttgtACACGCTTATGAGTTTGTGTTTCATTCCCCACCCCACTCAGTTTTACGTATTTGTTAAGTTCCTGCTGTGGAAAAATGAGAGTTAGGTTTCTTACCCCTGTCCTCTCTCTCCACTTCCTGTGTCCCTGTATGGCGTTTGGCTAAACTACCATTTGCTCAGTGTTTACAGTATTACGTCCGAAGTGTCAGTCCCTGCTGATCCACAGTGCTATGATTATAATTCCTTTCCCGCAGGACCTTCTGTTTTATCTGGTGTTAGTAGCTCCACTTTATTTGTCACTGACGTGTCACCAAATCCTCGATAGCGTGGGAACTTTCAGGGTGTCCAGCACCTCCCGTCCAGGTGGAGCCACGTCCCAGACTGAGGCCGGGTCTTCCTGGGATCTCCTCTCACCATCATCTGAGAATTCACACGGCTGTTCCCTGTGTTGGCTCCCTTGTTCACtgaatcctttttctttcttggtttacTCCTTTTCATGGAATGTGTTTTCCAAAGGCTTTCTGAGGAAGAGTACTTTGGGGGAACATTTTTTTGAGACCTTGCCTTCTGCAAATTTCTTCATTCTACCCTCACACCATTTGTTCTTAGAATGTTGAAGGTACCACATtgcatcttcattttttatttttggccttgccacatggcttgtggggttttagttccccaaccagggattgaacccatgccccccctgcagtggaagcatggagttctaaccactagactgccagggaagtcccaattgtTGAATTTTCTTTGCTTCAGTACATTTATGACATTTTGTCCAATTTTCTGGGCAGTTACCTTGATTCGGTCATTTAACTGTTCTATCACGAAATGTGTTTTGCctctcacttttaatttttaacttctgaAAGCCCTTGTTTAACTCCAAGTCGCCCTCCCCCCTTTTATAGTCTGTTCGTGTTTCACGGATACACTAGCTTCTTTGTCTCTGAGGACGATGAGGATAGTGGTATTTGGGAATTTTCCTCTACATTTTCTTACATTGACACTGTCTCCTCCAAGTTGCTGTTTTGCTGTTTTTTCTACTAGAGTCACACTTCAGTGTCTGGTTATTCTTGGTTCTCCATTCATTTTTAAGAGTGAGCCACAGACAAAAGGCTATAGAAGCTTTATGCAGGGGGTGGGCTTGTTGAGAGGCTTTACTGTAGGGTGACTGGGAAGAAATCCAGGATTTCGTTGGGGGACACTCTAGATGTCGCTATCTGCAGGTCTGTTATTCTTCGTCTTATTTTAGCTGCCCCATGCAGCgtgcagaatctcagttccctgaccagggattagacctgtgccccctgcagtgggagtgctgagccctaaccactgaaTCATCATGGGAGTCCCCGTCTGTAGGTCTTCCTCCTGGACCTGTGAGTTTCCCTAGAAGGGAGTCTTCCCGTCTCCAGCTCAGGGGTGTGTGGACCTGGTTACCAGGATTCTAGGAGTGCAGTGGGAGCAGGGGCCTGGGGTTGCACTATTTAGTATTTAGACGTTCAGCTCTCTGGGAAAACTTGCTTTCAGCAGCTGTTCTGTGTAAATCTAGGGTCCTTGTCAGGcctgaaaattagaaatattttcaaagatgtAGGGTTCCAAAGCAGTTATTGTCTTCTAAGCCTCCGGGGCACAGAACTTGGGGTCCCTGtgctgggcaggggagggagaggtgTGACTCTTTGTACAGACAGTCCACTGGTCAGTCCTCTGGATTTCAGGCCCACCCTTAGAGAGGGCTGTACTGCCTATTCCCGAGGCCTGTATTCACTGCATTTTGCAGTGTATTTGCTGCATTTTTAGCCTTTCTACCTTTGCAGCCATGTAGCTTTCACATTTTGTAGTGGGCCAAGTTAGATACTACTTTTTAACTGGTAGTATTCTGTTGACATCACACATTAGTTTGTTTTGTCTCATCTCTAGCTTATGCTTCCATTCTATGTGTTTGGCTctctggggatgggggtggggtgtgaaTTCTCACTGCTGTGGTCCCAGGGGTTTGTGGAGGGAGTGAGGCAGTCATGGATGTTCAGTCCTCTGTCTCTAGTCAGAAGCCCCCATTCATTTGTAGACTCTTCTTGAGCTCTGCCTCCGTGAGACTCTCACCCAGCTATCTAGCTTTTGACgctgcctttcttttctcttgtcgTTTGTTTTTGGCAATGAGTGTGCAAAATATGTGCAGAGAAGAGGAGGGGTGGGTCATGGGATTGGTGCATCTGGTAAGGTTCTCTTCCCTGAAGACATTGTATCAGTAGACAGCATTCTTCTAAACTGATGACTAACGAgctatttcttcctttgtttctcaaCCTACATACTTTCAACCTTAAAACATTCAAGAATAATTTCATATGAGTGATTGAGGTGCTGACTCACCTCTGATTTATTAATGAGGATGTGTATGCAACCCACTCAGACTAGGCAGGTGGTGCGTGTCTGGGCTTTAAATCAAGTCGTACTGGTAGTTTGTACTGTATTCTTTATGGCAGCAAAGTAACACAACCTGTTTGTCCCAAAGATACTCACTCcacgtgtgtgtggtgtgtattttTTTTGAACAGTTGCACACGGACAAGAAGCAGATCAGTGTGGGGTTCATTGGCTATCCAAATGTTGGCAAGAGCTCTGTGATAAACACACTGCGCTCCAAGAAGGTTTGCAACGTGGCCCCCATCGCAGGTGAAACAAAGGTACCTCTGGCTCGAGGGGTCTGTCTTACTTTGACTTATTTCCACTCAGGACATGGAAACGTCTGTCTGCCTCTCTTGGATGAGATCTCCATTGGGAGTTTAGTCCCCTTGTCTCAAGTGGGAATGTCTTGGAGCTGTTTCTGCCCTTTGGATAAGACTTTATGTGCCACTGCCTGATCTTGGCATGGTTTGCTGTGTGCCCCTTGAGTCTTGTTTTCATGTCACTCCAGCCTTTTGTTTTGATAAACAAAACTGGAGACTATTTGATGTCTGGCTTAAGAAAGAGCAATTCAAGTTTAAGATAGATTGTGCTGATTAGAGGGCCTACCCTGGAACACGGAGTGTGGGGTGCAGCATGGTTCTGGTGAAAGGAACTGGGGCCAAGCAGCATGAAGCTTCCAGAAGTACTTTTCGAGAAGTCAGAGAACGCTTTACTGGACGTTATTGCACAATCCTAGATGGAGAGCCTGCCTCTGCATTATTTTTAGACCCTTAGCTGATGGAAGCTATAGTTTATGCCTCGTGGAAGTGCCTCGTGCACGGTATACGGAGGAGGGGCTTGGAGCTTCGTTACCTAGCAGGCTGCTCCTCTGTGACCGCCCCCACACCTGACCCCCGGGCCCAGCCCCCCGTCTTGTTAGGTGAGCATCAGGGCTTTGTGAAACTCCTCTCCGGGACTGACCCGAAGCAGTCAGAAACAAGTCTCTGCTTTTAGGTCTGGCAGTACATTACCTTGATGCGTCGGATCTTCCTCATCGACTGTCCGGGTGTGGTTTACCCCTCCGAGGACTCGGAGACCGACATTGTACTGAAAGGAGTCGTGAGTATTTGGTCCCGGGAGGCTCTGTGTTTGCCTTCGAGGGGAGCGTGCTGTGGGGGGCTCTGGAGACCCCTGCTTTTTACTCATTCAGCAGGCAGTTGGGGTCAGCCTGTCTGACCAGACTGGAGGAACATGAAACTGAGCAGGGCGGCCTCTCTGCTCCACTTCAGCCTGTCTGAGGAGGCCGAAGGGCATATCTGGTCAGTGTCATCCCACAAAAGCGTTTGTCGTTTACACACGGGATCCAGAGGGAAGCAGGGCCTGTTTATGTTTAGCAATAATTCATCTTCGTGGGTTTATGGGTTGAGTCATTTTGGAACTCGGTCATTTCCTCACTTGTTTCTGAAGACGACCTAGAGCTTTAAATGATTCCACTTAACCTTCGCCAGTGTTTCTGGCTATATACATCCTGGGcagctcctcccctccttccttaaACTATTTATTCCCTTCTCTTTGTGTCCTGGAATTGGCAGACTTTTAACCATTTCTGCAAGTCAGTAGCACAGAGCATTCCGAGTTTAAAGTGCTTGCGGAAGCCATGCCGTCCATTTGTGCTGAGCCGGATTAGAGCCAGATTAGAGAGGGGTTCTGGGTTCCCCGGCTGCGCTCAGCTTTCCATGGCACTCCTTCCAGCCAACCATGTCTCACCACCTCTGGGCCCTGCTTGCTTTGAAGCATTGAAATCTATTTTCAGACACAATTACAAAGAACCCTCAGAGCTTCACTCCTTCCATAGTCAAGCTTGTAAGCAGGAGCTTTCCTATCAATATTTAGGTTCAAGTTGAAAAAATTAAGACTCCTGAAGACCACGTTGGTGCTGTACTTGAACGAGCAAAACCAGAATATATCAGCAAGACATACAAGATTGATTCTTGGGAGAACGCTGAGGACTTTCTGGAGAAGCTAGCTTTCCGGACAGGGAAGTTGTTAAAGGTGAGCCAAGGTTTGTGAGAATGCAGACTGGGGCCTGCTTCAGGCCTGTGTGCGCAGTGTGTGCTGTGGCCCTTTTTTTTTGGTACATGTGTGTGAGCAGTGTGAAGTATGAACCTCGGCAGCCAGGTGGTGACGGACAGCTGGGACAGCGATGTGCCAGCAAAGTGGGACGCGGCTCTGTGGTTTGAAGTGGGCATCTTTCTGCAACGTTTCAGGGTGGAGAGCCTGACCTGCGGACTGTGGGGAAGATGGTCCTCAATGACTGGCAGAGGGGCCGGATTCCTTTCTTTGTCAAGCCGCCCAATGCAGAAGCCCCAGCAGCCCCCGAGGTAAGACAGAGGTGGACCCACCTCTCTGGAAGCAGGGTTACTGGACCCGCATGTCTTTGGACTACCGTCATCTTCCTTTGGGGTATAACTTCCAATTGCGGTGTCTCCCATCCCAGGTGCCACTGGCTGTGACCTTGGGGGGGGGATGACCTGGAAGTAGAGGTGTGATAGAAGACTGAGTGTGAATGCCAGTCTTCAGGGCTTTGAAAAAGGAGAGCTCGTTACCTGTGAGTGCTCGCTTTCGGTTTTGTGTCTTGTCTTCTGCTTGAAGAACAGAGCTGTTTCCAAGGTTTATTTTGTTTCACAGACCCGGTCAGGTGCTGGGGTAACATGGTCCTTGCCCTCAGGAAGCTCGTGATCAGGCGGGAAAGGAGAGTGGTACGGTGGATGCTCAGGGAAAGTCTTAGGTCTGGGGGCTCTGAGCTACCCCGAGAAGCTTCCCAACCGCTTCATGTCCCTCCCGGCAGTGGACTGCGCAAGGCTCCAACTTGAGTGCTTTGCCTTTCTACTTTAGGGtcttcttcagagctcagccaaGTCTGTTGAAGAGATGGCTTTAAGTTTTGCTTTAAGCTAGTCTTTTGGGTCCATATTTCTCTGATATCCTCTCACCTGGCTCCAGTCCCAGAGTTTCCATTGTCAGCTAGAAATTTCCGTTTGAATATTTTCTCTGGCATTTCAAAATCAACATACCTGAAACTGATGTTACTCAAccttttctcctcttcccctaAAACCACCAGACAAGCAGTACCGCAGGGCAAGGCCCCGCCCTCCTGtacacgcgcacgcacacacatgcacatgtccaCGTGCCAGTGGAGGAGTACCTGGTGTTTCTGATCCTAGACGGGCCTCGTCTTTCCGTACCTGTTACACAGGCTCCGGAACCAGCTGGGTAGCTGCCAGAGTCAGTGCAgaccccacaggttaagggctaaAATCCACAAGCCTGCCCCCACCTCACGCGCCAGCATAGATGGGGTTCTCAGACTACCCCCACATCTGCCCAGCTGACTACGAATTCAGTGCTTCCCATGTGTGGTCATTTGCTGAAAGGACTTGCAGAACTCAGGAAAGTGATTTGCTTGTGATggctggtttattataaaagatacAAGTCAGGAATAGCTGAATGTCAGGTGCATAGGGCACCTGTGGGGTGGAGGGTGGCATGGAgtgtccacaccctctccaggcagGCCACCCTCCCAGCACGTCAGGGTGCTCACCAGCCTGGAGGCTTCCTTACAGGTGCGGTTGACAGGCTCGTTAGCCATGGGTGATTGAACTGAATTCCCAGCCCTCTCAGCGATTGCTTGGACTCTCAGTGGCCAGCTCCTAGTCTGAAGCTGGGTCCCCGCACAGTCGTCTCAATAGCATAAACTGATGTGGGGCAGAGGGACTTAGGAAGAATAACAAGAGAAACCAAAGGTTTTAGGAGCTCTTGTGCCAGGAATTGGGGGTCAAAGGCCAAATGCATATTTCTGTTACCCTGTTGGAAGACATGCAGTGCACAGATAAACATGTGACGTCAGGATGTACTGATTGCCGTGAGGGAGACCAGACCAGGTTGAGGGGTTTGTGGGAGACGGGGGTGCTTTGTAAGTGAGGCGGTTAGGGCTGGCCTCTGGGGAAGTGGCCTTTAGGGGAGACCTTGGTGGCCTGAGGCAGGAGCTCCGTGGATGTCACAGGAGAGGTTCCAGGTGCCAGGAGCACCCCAACCCCTGAGGCAAGGTGAGCCTGATGGGCCGTGATTCTGGAGGGAGGCCGTGGGGTAGGCAGCACTGTGGCTGGTGTGGCCGGGGCCTCTGGTCCAAGGAGACCGTCTTTGCCCCCAGGTGACCCCGTGTGGAAACGGCGGGGTTTTCTCTCACTCTTCCTCCATGTCTAGTTGTTAAGTTGAGGCAGTCACTTACCCCTGCTCTGTGACTCACCCTTCCCTCTTTTTGGTGGTGGCAGAAACTCCCTTGAGAATCCCAAGGCTAAAAAACTACCTTAACAGAAAACCGTATGAAAACATACGTAGGAATGTTGTGTGGTGTTTCCTGAATTCCATGGGTTCCTGATGTATTTAGTGCTCTGCGCAGCCACCTCGCCTGTGGAAAATTCCGTGAGTCCTTCCGGCCTCAGCTGTGAGTGTCCACACTTGAGGCCTCGCGCTGCCAGCCCACGTTTCCCTCGGCCCCTTCCCCGAAACCACCTCAGGGCTGGTTCTGAACCCTCCATTTCCTCCCAACCTTCTTTCGAGCCGCTTCCTCAGTGCCTCTCCTCCACCCTCAGCACTTTCTAAACCAGCGCCATTCTGCTGGGCCTCCATTCTTCCCCCGTGGTGTGCGCTCCCCATGACGTGCTTTCTCAGCAGCCCCTGTTCCTCCAGTCCTCAGGGGTGGTGTAGGCGACCTCCTGTGTCTGCAGTGTGTCTAGTGGTTTGGGTTTTCATGGCTGAGTACTGTGAGTTGGCGCACCCTTTTGGATCGTAGCTGTATTCCTCTCATCCTTGCATGCTGGGTTCAGGGCTTAATGCACACTGACTTAGTGATACGTTAACAACGTGACTGAGGTGTGCATGTTTCTGACACTTTCCCTTAGTCCTGAGAAGAGGACTGCCTCGTTTGAGAGCATGATGTGTAAGTTCAGAAATACAGCAGGGATAATGCACAGTATtataaattgggaaaaaaaattttgaaaaagaagagatactacaagaatatgtgtaactgaatcacttggctctatacctgaaactgacacaatattgttaatcaactatactccaatgtaacaaaaacttaaaaaaagaaattcagttttcattttctgatttcatttctctccccacccccacccttctgTCCTGATTAGCTTCCATCCTCCTCATCTTTGGAAGTTGCCACAGAAACTCCCCAGAACAACCCAGAAGAGGAAGTCACAGAAGCTGTAGGTGAGGAGTCAGAATCCATCCTcgagaaggaaaaagaggagcCCCAGCCCTGTGGCATCGATTCAGAAATGCAGCAGATTCTGGCGCGCATCCGGCAGAACTTTGGCAAGATCAACGTTGCGCCTCAGTTTTCTGGGGATGACCTGGTTCCTTTGGAGATGTCCGATATCGATGATGAGCTGGAGAGCCTTTCTgcggagagggaggaggaggaggaacaggagCACCCAGGAGATGATGAGGACGAGTCTTACGCAGAGTCCCAGGAGGATCACCCGGGACGCACCACTAAGGCTGTTATTCAAGCCTTGGATGAAAAGATCGCCAAGTACCAGAGGTTTTTAAACAAAGCCAAAGCTAAGAAGTTTTCAGCAATCAGGTAGCGTCTTCTTGATCTCACAGATTGCTGTGTGCTGGTTCATTTTCCCAGAAACTTGACATAAGGAGTTTTTTATAGGGTAGGGGAAGGTGTcgctatacattttaaaaatgtacagctGCCTGAACCTTGAGAAACTTAGTGGTTGAGTCTTTTACAAATGTCCAGGGGCTGCAAAAATGGTGTTGCTTCTACCAGTGGCGTTAACCACATGAAGAAGAGCAGGTTTCTTTCATCTGGGAAATGTCACCATCCTCACATTTGCATGAGCTGTGGGCAGTGGAGGGAAATGTCAGACAGTTTCATTACCGGACTCTCCCTTTTCAGGATATCCAAGGGACTGAGTGAAATGGTTTTTGCAAAATCCGaaggacaaaaaaaaaggaaagctgaaGAAGATGTAGACAATACAGGTACAGTTAAATTACTGAAATCAGGTAGATGCAATATGCATCTTCAGAACTTTGGGAAATTTAAGTTTTATCTCGGGAATTATCTCTTGTACTGTCATCCTGGTCATCCTGATATTTATCATATCTGGCAAATTTCCCTGGTTCCACTTATTATTTATCACacaaattgtctttattttttttttaatatctgtctgtctatttatgtatggctgctctgggtctttgttgctgctcttaggctttctctagtgcGGCGTGCGGTGGCTCCTTTTGGTTGCAATGCGCAGGTTCTCATTTCGGtggtttctcttattgcagagctccagctcagtagttgtggtggctTAATGGtcccatggcttgtgggatcctcccagatcaggcaTTGAACCCTTcagcccagtcgtgtccaactctgcgaccccatggactatactgtccttggaattctccaggacaaaatactggagagggtagccttttccttctccaggggatcttcccaacccagggatcgaacctaggtctcctgcgtttcaggcagattctttaccagctgagccaccagggaagcccaagattactggagtgggtagtctgtcccttctccaggggaatcttcctgacctggggatccaaccgggtcctctgcattgcaggtggattctttactatctgagctctCAGGGGAGTCCTTATCGTTTTTTTATTCTGCACATTTCTTGGGGTTAAATTGGTAATTCAAGAAACTTCCTctaaaaagaatacattattAAACTTAGAATCTAAGGGTGGATCCAAAGACAAATTTTTTTGGACGGGCAGATAgttcatatatttattctttatgcAGTCATTCTAATAACTTCTACATCAAGTATGTTTTCAAGATAAACTGGAGGCCTGGGAgcacacccccacccctacccccgaTCTGGCAGCCTCCTGGCATCTTCCTGGTTTTATCTGTGTCTCACACCACACTGTTTTCACACCGGCCTTCTGCCTTCCTCCTCCAGTATATCAAGCTCTTTCCCACCTTAGGATTCACAggcacattttaaataaaaaattcccatttcttttctgtgtgtgcgcATGTTTCGTTTCCAGCACCGAccaaaaagggaaagaagaggaaagcaCAGAGGGAAGAGGAGCAGTCAGACAAAACTCACAGGACGCTTACATCTAAGGAGGTACGTGTTTTGGTCCTCAGCATCCCCCAGTTTTAGAGTAGAGAGAGGAAGTATATTTCTTACAACTCACACTTTATGAAATTAATGCTCTAGAGTTTAAGTCAAGGAACCCCAGTCCTAAATGACCTGGTTGAGGTCAGTGAAATAGGATTAAGAGTTGACCTTGACTGCATGAAGGTCAGCTGAGTGTATATCTTTTTTCAAGAATGCCAGTCGCTGCCTTCAAACTTGGAGACTACCGTTAGGAAGCGTCTGCTGGGTTTATGTGGCCTCAGGGAAGTGACACATGATGAGCCGAGTTGTGCAGGCAGATTGCTGCCATCTGTGAAGCTCAGCTCTGTAACCAGGCTCTTGAGAGCTGGAGGGGTCCCCTTTGGGAGGTGGAGAGCTTGTTATGAGTGTCCAGCCTTAGACCAGAGGACCACTTGGCAGGAGTGCAGAAGAAAAGATGCAGGCATCTGCCGAGGGTTGGGCCACGTGACAGCCTGTCACTTGGagctgcagtggaagtgcaggcTTGAGTCCGTGAGATGAACCCTCGCTCGTTGTGAGTGCTGCCGCCAGTAGTTGTGGGAGCAGTCTGGGAACGGAGCACAGAGAAACAAGGGCCTCTTCTATGACTTTCAGTGTTTGTTTGATTGGTTTTTTGCCTCTTGGTGTGTGTGCCGTTTTTGCAGAGGCGGCGAGAAGCACGGCAGCAGAGATCCAAGAAAGTCGGTGTCCGCTACTATGAGACACACAACGTGAAAAACAGGAACCGGAACAGAAAGACCACCGACTCAGAAGGGCAGAAACACAGGCACAGGAAAGCCAGACAGAAGCAGTAACGTGTTAAATGTTGTTTATTAAATTATACAAAAACATGCAACTAGACACTGTTCATTGTCTTCATGCCCAATTGGCATTTCAAAGACCAGGATGCCTCTGTTCTGAGATTGGACAGTTGAAACCACCCACCAATACTAGTGAAAGTAAAGAGAAGTCTTCACCCCCAAGGATCTCAACGAAGGAGTCCACTCGAACTCCTGACAAATGAGTTAGTCCTCTGAGTTCCTAAGAGTATAACCCTGGCATGAAGGTGTCTGACAGAAACAGGGCCAAGGTCTAGAAAATTCGGAGTGTGATATTTCTTCTGTACTAGCAATGAGCGATTTAGTTTGGAATggaacttttttttgttttaattttgtagaTGTTGTGTACAGAGCCTAGGCTTTAAAATACGAAGAAAAAGCCACAGCAGCTTGCTGAGGAACAATGAGGCTTGTTCCTCATTGGGTCTGTTAGGAGAACCCAGTTAGGACGTGACTGCTCTACAGTCAGGGAGTTGTGGATCTAGCACCTCTCCATGACCACAGCTCTTTGCCATGAAGATGAGAGGGCACAGACAGGCTGTTTCAGTGGAATCCGGGGACTAGTTTCTCAGGACACCTGGATGAGGGTAAAAGCTGTGACGAGATTTGAGATGAAAGTGTGCAGGGCTTGTAGACTCAGTGGAACACAGTTCTTCCTGTTGGCCTGTAGTTCCCTGAGGGAGCCTGGAAGCCCTTGCCAGACAGGCGTCAGGTCCGAGCACCTCTTCATGGCAGTACTGAGCACCTAACGCCTTCCAACAAGGGGAGATGTTAGTGCCCCCTTAGTTATGCTACTTGGGAAGTTTGAATGATGGAACTTAGTCATTTTGCTAGTCTGCCCTGAATCAGATTTATGTCGCTAATTTAGTCTTATGGGTCTGTGAAACCAGAAGAGTTCTGAGCCTCCGAACTTTGAGTCTAGCTTATAAGGAAGAGTAAAATGCAGTTGTCTCCTCACCATGGCCTGGTCACTAATAATGAGAACTTCATGTGACGTCTGGGCTAGTCAGAGGGTTGTAGGGTTGGGGTTTGATTTTCTGCAGAGTAAGCTGAAAAGATCCAGTCGGTGGGGGAGGAGCCAAGGTCCAGGCAGCTCACAGTGGACACCTCAACCTGTATTTCTTTCCAGCAGACACTCACTCTTTTGAAACTCGTGGGTTTGACTCCCTGCCATTGCCTCTTACCCAGCAGTAGGCAGTGGCAGGGAGGAAAGGGCCCAGTGACTTGGTGAGCAGGGATAAGATGAAACAGTATCAACTGAAAACTCCAAAATGAGGTGTTAGAACTTCATTGGAGTATGGACGATGAAAAGACATCAAATAAAGACAAGACTGAGTCCAGAGGAACCCAGGTCAAGGTTAAGGGACAAGGTGAGCTGTGGACCAGAAATGGGGTAGAGAAGCAGCTTCCTATGACCAAAAATAAGTGATAGGGTGGAGAGACGACGAGAAAGCAGCTGCTCCACCCGAGACGGGTACAGCCAAGCCGGGTGAGTTCTAAGTCTCACTGTCGAAGCCAGCAAGTCCCAAGGTTGGCCGTGTGTGGAGACTGCCTGGGCTGCACTGCCTTCCGTTGTCCAGCCTGGAGCCTGGCTGTCAGACCTGAGGTGGTGCACACCACTTGGGGGCAGTGGTGTGACTTCTGACAGATATGTAGGTGGTGCTAAGGGCGGGAGTGGGGCTTCTTCACTCAGGAAACGCTTTTTATTACAAAGGGCTTATGATGGGGTCGTTGGTGCTTGCCGAGACCCACATG is a window of Muntiacus reevesi chromosome 1, mMunRee1.1, whole genome shotgun sequence DNA encoding:
- the GNL2 gene encoding nucleolar GTP-binding protein 2, whose translation is MVKPKYKGRSTINPSNASTNPDRVQGAGGHNMRDRATIRRLNMYRQKERRNSRGKVIKPLQYQSTVASGTVARVEPNIKWFGNTRVIKQSSLQKFQEEMDTVLKDPYKVVMKQSKLPMSLLHDRIRPHNAKVHILDTESFETTFGPKAQRKRPNLFASDMQSLIENAETSTESYDQGKDRDLVAEDTGVRNEAQEEIFKKGQSKRIWGELYKVIDSSDVVVQVLDARDPMGTRSPHIETYLRKEKPWKHLIFVLNKCDLVPTWATKRWVAVLSQDYPTLAFHASLTNPFGKGAFIQLLRQFGKLHTDKKQISVGFIGYPNVGKSSVINTLRSKKVCNVAPIAGETKVWQYITLMRRIFLIDCPGVVYPSEDSETDIVLKGVVQVEKIKTPEDHVGAVLERAKPEYISKTYKIDSWENAEDFLEKLAFRTGKLLKGGEPDLRTVGKMVLNDWQRGRIPFFVKPPNAEAPAAPELPSSSSLEVATETPQNNPEEEVTEAVGEESESILEKEKEEPQPCGIDSEMQQILARIRQNFGKINVAPQFSGDDLVPLEMSDIDDELESLSAEREEEEEQEHPGDDEDESYAESQEDHPGRTTKAVIQALDEKIAKYQRFLNKAKAKKFSAIRISKGLSEMVFAKSEGQKKRKAEEDVDNTAPTKKGKKRKAQREEEQSDKTHRTLTSKERRREARQQRSKKVGVRYYETHNVKNRNRNRKTTDSEGQKHRHRKARQKQ